In the genome of Paramormyrops kingsleyae isolate MSU_618 chromosome 5, PKINGS_0.4, whole genome shotgun sequence, the window TTGATTTGACATTATAGCGTACGCCGCTGTCAGTTGTTTCTTTTCtcgttttaataataatagtccGGTTATAACACGTCCTTTATCATCTGAGAGGTACCTATACATGAATGATTAAAGACAGCAGTTAATGTATCGTGAATCGGTGGAGACGAGTCAGTGTTTCTATAATGCATAAATCGGcaattattacatttattactGAGCATTGATATCTGTTCAGAATAACCTATGGGTAGCATTTGAAATGCCATTTTTTCTTCTTCGTTTCCTGTTTGCAGGAGTCGATGCCAACTTATGGCCACTTTGGTGGTGATGAGGGGTCTTTTGCCCTGGCACTGTCATAGGATTACTCTGGCCAGGGGATTCTTCTGCTTGCAACCACCTCTAGGCCACCATCAACAAACTGCATCAGGCCGGCACCCTAATCTGGACCTCCAGTCTCTCCGCGCAATACACCAGTGCTCAGTGCTGTGTGCAGGTCATAATAAATGGTCCAAGGTAAAAAACGTAAAAGGACCCAAAGACACAATTCGAAGTCAGATATTCATGAAATTAGTTATGATGATTCGGGTCGCAGTCAAAGGTAAATCTGTTTCTGCTTTtgaaaattaatatatttaaatttttgggaaaaggttcttttttttctaatttatggAAAAGGTTTTGCCAGAATCTGTCCAGTTTAGGGTTCCTGACTGTGAGCTGATTTCTGCTTCTATGCCTGTGTACTAGAGGGAGGGTCAAACCCAGAATTAAATCCGCAGCTAGCCAGCCTGGTGGAGCAGTGCAGGAGTAAGAACATGCCCAAGGCCACCATTGAAGCCGCCATCAAAGGGGCGGTGAGACCTGCTCACAATTCACATGGAGACACAGTCACTTAAATACAGTATACCAATAATAGAATTCTGTATCATTTTTTTAGTAAGGTGTATCATGTAAAAGATACAGTTGGGAAAGTCTATAATTCTGTGTGCCTCTGTGAGTTAGAACTTGTGCTAATCATAGAAAGGTCACTGGTTGTAATCTCATGTCTGGCAGAGTGATGCCCCACTGGGGTCTTGAGCAAGGTCCCTAACCCCAACTGCTTCCAAGGACTCTTTCATCTTCTCTTTGATGCTCATTGAAATGATGCTTTGGACAGAAAGAGTTGTATGTGTGTTTAATAtatttgtgagtgtgtgttgtgtataacATATGTATTTCTTTTCTGCCCTTCAGGAGAAAGTGAAGGCTGGATCGTCATGCACGTATGAGGCCCGGGGTCCTGGTGGCTCCATGTTACTCATTGAAGTTCTAACAGATAATAACACACGGACCCACCAGCATATCAAACACCTGGTCCAAAAACACGGGTCAGCTGCCAGTGTCCATCAGAATGgtgtttttaaaaacatcatACCTACAGTAAAAAGGGGTGGGGCAAGTTATACCAATAGAAGGCGTATGACCTTAAACTATAGTCATCCTTGCTGCCAAACAGTACTGCACTTTATGTTTAATTAGCATGATGCTTAGCACATTCACTGCATGTATGATGATGTCACTTTTTTCCCCTTCCACAGTGGGATGCTGTGTGATGGGGCGCGACACAGTTTTGAGAGAAAAGGAGTGGTGGTTGCAGCCAGGGAGGGCGTGTCCACAGAGCGGGCGCTGGAGCTGGCCATCGAGGCGGGAGCCGAGGATGTGCAGGAGACCCAAGACGAGGAGGAAAGGCCTCTGCTCCAGGTAGAGATACTCTCCAAAAGTGGAATCTGTTGCACTTGTGATGCAGAGCTGGCAGTTCAAGCTGAATGCAGTTGTTCTTGACTGCTGTCGCTGACATCACCACCGTC includes:
- the taco1 gene encoding translational activator of cytochrome c oxidase 1 isoform X2, coding for MVQEGGSNPELNPQLASLVEQCRSKNMPKATIEAAIKGAEKVKAGSSCTYEARGPGGSMLLIEVLTDNNTRTHQHIKHLVQKHGGMLCDGARHSFERKGVVVAAREGVSTERALELAIEAGAEDVQETQDEEERPLLQFICEASQMQDVRSALEALGLVTQSAALEYVACNHTLLLQEHLEAASRLLDSLNDNPDVVRVWDNIRVGD
- the taco1 gene encoding translational activator of cytochrome c oxidase 1 isoform X1, which codes for MATLVVMRGLLPWHCHRITLARGFFCLQPPLGHHQQTASGRHPNLDLQSLRAIHQCSVLCAGHNKWSKVKNVKGPKDTIRSQIFMKLVMMIRVAVKEGGSNPELNPQLASLVEQCRSKNMPKATIEAAIKGAEKVKAGSSCTYEARGPGGSMLLIEVLTDNNTRTHQHIKHLVQKHGGMLCDGARHSFERKGVVVAAREGVSTERALELAIEAGAEDVQETQDEEERPLLQFICEASQMQDVRSALEALGLVTQSAALEYVACNHTLLLQEHLEAASRLLDSLNDNPDVVRVWDNIRVGD